In Bradyrhizobium guangxiense, the following are encoded in one genomic region:
- a CDS encoding molybdopterin-binding protein: MTQRLPPSLTPLDTALAALLRGVDPVAPAEVPPAEAIGCIAAGTPLLAAHPPRDIAAADGWALSAHDLVGASSYAPLALAQEPAWVEAGEAMPAGCDCVLDADAVELSGPLVQVLAEGVPGQGVRRAGSDIAERTPAGAEGCPVGAADLLLARVAGLQSLGVRRPRLRIVNVPGATATMDMIAGLARAAGLGVDMREAGARDQTSIAEALDASSCDLLLTVGGSGVGRRDAAVMALAQCGEVTAHGLALRPGRTAAIGRLGQVPVVALPGSPDAALAAWLALVLPLVDRRSARRPRPKVSLPLARKIASSVGITEIALLAEEHRAWMPLAVGEWPLQAIARADAWLLIPASDEGFAAGRPVDAHLMRA, from the coding sequence ATGACCCAGCGCCTGCCGCCCTCGCTGACGCCGCTCGACACCGCGCTCGCCGCGTTGCTGCGAGGCGTTGATCCCGTTGCGCCGGCGGAGGTGCCCCCGGCGGAAGCGATCGGCTGCATCGCCGCGGGCACTCCATTGCTTGCGGCACATCCGCCGCGCGACATTGCGGCCGCAGACGGTTGGGCACTGAGCGCCCATGACCTCGTCGGCGCGTCCTCTTATGCGCCGCTGGCTCTGGCGCAAGAGCCGGCGTGGGTCGAGGCCGGCGAGGCGATGCCGGCGGGATGCGATTGTGTGCTCGATGCCGATGCGGTGGAACTGTCCGGTCCGCTCGTGCAGGTCTTGGCGGAAGGCGTGCCGGGGCAGGGCGTTCGGCGCGCCGGCAGCGACATCGCAGAACGCACGCCTGCCGGCGCCGAAGGCTGTCCGGTCGGTGCGGCGGATCTGCTGCTTGCGCGCGTTGCGGGTTTGCAAAGTCTCGGCGTACGGCGGCCCCGTCTGCGCATCGTCAATGTGCCGGGTGCAACGGCAACGATGGATATGATCGCCGGTCTTGCGCGTGCCGCGGGACTGGGCGTGGACATGCGCGAAGCCGGTGCGCGCGATCAGACCTCGATTGCCGAGGCGCTCGATGCGTCCTCTTGTGATCTCCTGCTGACGGTCGGCGGGAGCGGCGTCGGTCGCCGCGATGCCGCTGTCATGGCCCTGGCCCAGTGCGGCGAGGTGACCGCACACGGCCTTGCGCTCCGGCCTGGACGGACCGCCGCGATCGGCCGGCTCGGGCAGGTTCCCGTCGTCGCCTTGCCTGGCTCGCCTGATGCCGCGCTTGCGGCGTGGCTCGCGCTCGTGCTGCCGCTCGTCGATCGCCGCTCGGCGCGTCGGCCGCGCCCAAAAGTGTCGCTGCCGCTCGCGCGAAAAATCGCATCCAGTGTCGGCATCACCGAGATCGCTTTGCTGGCCGAGGAACATCGCGCCTGGATGCCGCTTGCCGTAGGCGAATGGCCGCTTCAGGCAATCGCCCGTGCGGACGCATGGCTGCTCATTCCTGCCAGTGACGAGGGATTTGCGGCAGGTAGGCCGGTCGATGCCCATCTGATGCGGGCGTGA